A stretch of the Panicum virgatum strain AP13 chromosome 9N, P.virgatum_v5, whole genome shotgun sequence genome encodes the following:
- the LOC120692039 gene encoding E3 ubiquitin protein ligase DRIP2-like: MGAARGMARVRRDALAARMTCPLCQGLLREATAITQCLHTFCRVCIMEKINDEDVDCCPVCNIDLGCDPEEKLRPDHNLQDIRNKLFPIKKRKVDSVTAPTTSPPKKKQRSLSSLVKTPSVAMRTGLTGKRTKGTRKAAAFRATSPSNNGTMKSPTKSEGRYQKTEKISAPQSTKVATPAKKTESRDQKKIEKTSPQQPIKAATAVNKKQQNTDVEVSSKPSSKRKNGKAAEKEELQKPSNHLVYAASKTKAPRSTPKIHPITEEKIKKKGELPIGNEETENEIVIPGTRVGEHSKEPTLEEENNGSSSEPATATNKATTEDISNQGLSGSASILRGPTTNPVWFSLVSSPNQKGGPQLPELSKIYLRIKDGSLLISSVQRYIATKLDIADENEVEVTFHGEPICPSSTVHGLVELWLRREPEQPVQAPLGAPATGFVMVLGYRLRHRPYPDEPCEGDGTAVEPA; encoded by the exons ATGGGGGCCGCGCGGGGGATGGCGCGCGTTCGTCGGGATGCGCTCGCCGCGCGCATGACGTGCCCGCTCTGCCAGGGACTCCTCAGGGAGGCCACCGCCATAACCCAGTGCCTCCACACAT TTTGTCGGGTGTGCATCATGGAGAAAATAAATGACGAGGATGTTGACTGCTGCCCAGTATGCAACATTGATCTTGGCTGTGATCCGGAAGAGAAACTCAG GCCTGACCACAACCTTCAAGATATCAGGAATAAGTTGTTTCCAATTAAGAAGAGAAAAGTTGATTCTGTAACGGCTCCAACAACATCGCCACCAAAGAAAAAACAGAGGTCTCTTTCTTCCTTGGTTAAAACTCCAAGTGTAGCCATGCGGACTGGTTTGACTGGAAAGAGAACCAAAGGTACAAGAAAGGCAGCAGCTTTTCGTGCGACTTCTCCCAGTAATAATGGAACCATGAAATCACCAACTAAATCTGAAGGTCGATATCAGAAGACTGAGAAAATCTCAGCACCACAATCTACCAAggtggcaacacctgcaaaGAAAACTGAAAGTCGAGATCAGAAGAAGATCGAGAAAACTTCGCCACAACAACCGATCAAGGCAGCAACAGCTGTAAACAAAAAACAG CAAAATACAGATGTAGAAGTCTCAAGTAAACCATCTTCCAAGAGAAAGAATGGCAAGGCAGCTGAAAAGGAAGAGCTCCAGAAACCTTCGAATCATTTGGTTTATGCTGCAAGCAAGACAAAAGCACCTAGGTCAACTCCCAAAATCCATCCCATCactgaagaaaaaataaagaaaaagggTGAACTCCCAATAGGGAATGAGGAGACAGAAAACGAAATAGTTATTCCTGGAACAAGGGTGGGGGAACATTCAAAAGAGCCAACTCTTGAAGAGGAAAATAATGGCAGTTCTTCAGAACCTGCAACAGCGACAAATAAAGCAACAACAGAGGATATTTCGAACCAAGGATTATCTGGTTCTGCAAGCATTTTGCGTGGTCCAACAACTAATCCCGTCTGGTTCTCATTAGTTTCTTCGCCTAACCA GAAAGGAGGACCACAGCTGCCTGAGTTATCAAAGATTTACTTGAGAATTAA AGACGGCAGTTTGCTGATTTCCTCGGTACAGAGGTACATCGCGACGAAACTGGATATAGCTGATGAAAATGAG GTGGAGGTCACATTCCACGGCGAGCCCATCTGCCCCTCGAGCACGGTGCACGGGCTGGTGGAGCTGTGGCTGCGGAGAGAGCCGGAGCAGCCTGTGCAGGCGCCGCTGGGCGCGCCGGCCACCGGGTTCGTCATGGTGCTGGGctaccgcctccgccaccgcccttATCCGGACGAGCCCTGCGAGGGCGACGGCACCGCCGTGGAGCCTGCCTGA
- the LOC120692076 gene encoding PRA1 family protein B6-like — MRSSAAVQPPPPASSSAAMYGSGPAYVAPASSAPGGGGYSYPAPASASAGAGYAKIPTNPAPPSAYPYPSPNPPPPQVSTQAPIQDPTTPPSPLARAAELVTRFREQGQALVAARRPWAEVFRAPAFSKPPSLGEAVARMRRNTAYFRANYALAVVAVFAASLLWHPGTLFALIILCAAWFFLYFARPAQGGQPLRVFGMEFDDGTVLAALCGVTVIAMLFTNVGWNVVGSLMVGAALVGAHAALRSTDDLFLTEQEAAGDGLVAAAGPILPTYVRIG; from the coding sequence ATgcgcagctccgccgccgtccagccccctcctcccgcctcctcctccgccgccatgtACGGCTCCGGCCCCGCCTACGTCGCGCCGGCCTCTtccgcccccggcggcggcgggtactCCTACCCCGCGCCCGCCtcggccagcgccggcgccggctacGCCAAGATCCCCACCAACCCCGCGCCCCCGTCGGCGTACCCCTACCCCAGCCCCAACCCTCCCCCGCCGCAGGTCTCCACCCAGGCCCCGATCCAGGACCCCAcgacgccgccgtccccgctCGCCAGGGCGGCCGAGCTCGTCACGCGGTTCCGCGAGCAGGGCCAGGCACTCGTCGCGGCGCGCCGGCCCTGGGCCGAGGTCTTCCGCGCGCCGGCCTTCTCCAAGCCGCCCTCGCTCGGGGAGGCCGTCGCCCGGATGCGCCGCAACACCGCCTACTTCCGCGCCAACTACGCGCTGGCCGTGGTCGCCGTCTTCGCGGCCTCGCTGCTCTGGCACCCGGGGACGCTCTTCGCCCTCATCATCCTCTGCGCCGCCTGGTTCTTCCTCTACTTCGCGCGCCCCGCGCAGGGGGGCCAGCCGCTGAGGGTCTTCGGGATGGAGTTCGACGACGGCACCGTGCTCGCCGCGCTCTGCGGCGTCACCGTCATCGCCATGCTCTTCACCAACGTCGGGTGGAACGTCGTGGGGTCCCTCATGGTCGGGGCCGCGCTGGTCGGCGCCCACGCGGCGCTCAGGTCCACCGACGACCTCTTCCTCACGGAGCAGGAGGCAGCCGGGGACGGcctggtggccgccgccgggcccatCCTGCCCACCTACGTCCGTATTGGTTGA
- the LOC120691924 gene encoding putative F-box/FBD/LRR-repeat protein At5g62970 isoform X1, whose amino-acid sequence MKNPKEGLNGSISKRRKAMNVQLFNLPMDILSRILSELPINDAIRTSILSRKWKYVWCSHNNLTFNSATMRKHYFKSTTHYGNGILSDNEFITRVDKVLHQHSGLGVERMEVKFRLHNKHAYYIDRWVNFAIASKTKELNIHLFGWGKLLLPRDISYGRVTEEPYNLPSQLFDAGNGSYLQHLELTSVSLQLPADFNGFRNLKHLTLVDRMNLPRRLFKFNYLRHLNLELVIVGEEEREIDVLDYAQVLEVAPFIQKLELRMWMNCRHQPYRKEDGELRSRPRHQHGHLRLVRMSGFFGHKDQVELALHILGSSVNLEKMEITPRIERTGLLFEVGMGSYLMAS is encoded by the exons ATGAAGAATCCAAAAGAAGGCTTGAATGGATCGATTAGCAAAAGAAGAAAAGCAATGAATGTTCAACTCTTCAATCTTCCAATG GATATTTTATCACGGATACTCTCGGAGTTGCCAATAAATGATGCTATAAGGACAAGTATATTGTCAAGGAAGTGGAAATATGTTTGGTGCAGCCACAACAACCTTACTTTTAATTCAGCTACAATGAGAAAACATTATTTCAAGAGCACCACTCATTATGGAAATGGAATCCTCAGTGATAACGAATTTATTACGAGAGTTGATAAAGTGctacatcaacatagtggtctAGGTGTGGAGCGTATGGAAGTTAAGTTTAGGTTGCATAATAAGCATGCATATTATATTGATAGATGGGTTAACTTTGCAATTGCATCAAAAACCAAGGAACTTAATATTCATCTGTTTGGTTGGGGTAAGCTATTGCTGCCTAGAGATATCTCTTATGGTAGAGTTACAGAAGAACCATATAATTTACCTTCACAACTTTTCGACGCCGGTAATGGTTCATACTTGCAGCATCTAGAGCTTACTTCTGTGTCTCTACAGCTACCTGCTGATTTCAATGGATTTCGGAACCTTAAGCACCTTACCTTAGTAGAT AGAATGAATTTACCAAGAAGACTTTTCAAATTTAATTATCTTCGGCACTTGAATTTGGAATTGGTGATTGTtggagaggaagagagggaaATCGATGTCCTCGACTATGCCCAGGTTTTGGAGGTTGCCCCTTTCATCCAAAAACTGGAGCTGCGA ATGTGGATGAACTGCCGACACCAACCATATCGCAAAGAAGATGGCGAGCTGAGGAGTCGTCCTCGGCACCAGCACGGCCACCTCAGGCTTGTTCGCATGAGCGGATTTTTCGGCCACAAAGATCAGGTGGAGCTGGCACTCCACATCCTTGGCAGTTCGGTCAATCTTGAGAAGATGGAGATCACCCCAAGGATCGAAAGAACTGGCTTATTATTTGAGGTAGGGATGGGAAGTTACCTGATGGCTTCATAA
- the LOC120691924 gene encoding putative F-box/LRR-repeat protein At3g18150 isoform X2, whose product MKNPKEGLNGSISKRRKAMNVQLFNLPMDILSRILSELPINDAIRTSILSRKWKYVWCSHNNLTFNSATMRKHYFKSTTHYGNGILSDNEFITRVDKVLHQHSGLGVERMERMNLPRRLFKFNYLRHLNLELVIVGEEEREIDVLDYAQVLEVAPFIQKLELRMWMNCRHQPYRKEDGELRSRPRHQHGHLRLVRMSGFFGHKDQVELALHILGSSVNLEKMEITPRIERTGLLFEVGMGSYLMAS is encoded by the exons ATGAAGAATCCAAAAGAAGGCTTGAATGGATCGATTAGCAAAAGAAGAAAAGCAATGAATGTTCAACTCTTCAATCTTCCAATG GATATTTTATCACGGATACTCTCGGAGTTGCCAATAAATGATGCTATAAGGACAAGTATATTGTCAAGGAAGTGGAAATATGTTTGGTGCAGCCACAACAACCTTACTTTTAATTCAGCTACAATGAGAAAACATTATTTCAAGAGCACCACTCATTATGGAAATGGAATCCTCAGTGATAACGAATTTATTACGAGAGTTGATAAAGTGctacatcaacatagtggtctAGGTGTGGAGCGTATGGAA AGAATGAATTTACCAAGAAGACTTTTCAAATTTAATTATCTTCGGCACTTGAATTTGGAATTGGTGATTGTtggagaggaagagagggaaATCGATGTCCTCGACTATGCCCAGGTTTTGGAGGTTGCCCCTTTCATCCAAAAACTGGAGCTGCGA ATGTGGATGAACTGCCGACACCAACCATATCGCAAAGAAGATGGCGAGCTGAGGAGTCGTCCTCGGCACCAGCACGGCCACCTCAGGCTTGTTCGCATGAGCGGATTTTTCGGCCACAAAGATCAGGTGGAGCTGGCACTCCACATCCTTGGCAGTTCGGTCAATCTTGAGAAGATGGAGATCACCCCAAGGATCGAAAGAACTGGCTTATTATTTGAGGTAGGGATGGGAAGTTACCTGATGGCTTCATAA
- the LOC120692837 gene encoding premnaspirodiene oxygenase-like, with product MDEYLYHSLLLSVAAVALLQLVKLALRPRAARLPPGPWRLPVIGSMHHLVNVLPHRALRDLAAAHGPLMMLRLGQTPLVVASSKETARAVLKTHDTNFATRPKLLAGEIVGYDWADILFSPSGDYWRKLRQLCAAEILSPKRVLSFRHIREDEVALKLEEIRAAGPSAPVNLSVVFHSLTNSIVSRAAFGKKRRNAAEFMAAIKAGVGLSSGFNIPDLFPTWTAVLAKVTGMKRSLQSIHRTVDSILQEIIDERKAVLDEKAKSGAGGNAEENLVDVLIGLQEKGGFGFHLNNSRIKAIILDMFAGGTGTSASAMEWGMSELMRNPAVMKKLQGQIREAFRGKAVVTEADLQLQQQAGNLRYLKLVIKEALRLHPPAPLLVPRESIEACELDGYTIPAKSRVIINAFAIGRDPRYWDDAEEFKPERFEEGTVDFTGSSYEFLPFGSGRRMCPGFNYGLASMELALVGMLYHFDWSLPEGVQEVDMEEAPGLGVRRRSPLMLCATPFFPVAVSTE from the exons ATGGACGAGTACTTGTACCACTCGCTCCTCCTCTCCGTGGCCGCCGTGGCGCtgctgcagctggtgaagcTGGCCCTGAGGCcgagggcggcgcggctgcCGCCGGGCCCGTGGAGGCTGCCGGTGATCGGCAGCATGCACCACCTCGTGAACGTGCTGCCGCACCGCGCGCTgcgggacctggccgccgcgCACGGGCCCCTCATGATGCTGCGGCTCGGGCAGACGCCGCTCGTGGTCGCCTCGTCCAAGGAGACGGCGCGCGCGGTGCTCAAGACCCACGACACCAACTTCGCCACGCGCCCCAAGCTGCTCGCCGGCGAGATCGTCGGCTACGACTGGGCCGACATCCTCTTCTCCCCCTCCGGCGACTACTGGCGCAAGCTCCGccagctctgcgccgccgagATCCTCAGCCCCAAGCGCGTGCTCTCCTTCCGCCACATCAGGGAGGACGAG GTGGCGCTAAAGCTTGAGGAGATCCGCGCGGCGGGGCCGTCGGCGCCGGTGAACCTAAGCGTGGTGTTCCACAGCCTCACCAACAGCATCGTGTCGCGGGCGGCGTTCGGCAAGAAGCGGAGGAACGCGGCGGAGTTCATGGCGGCCATCAAGGCCGGCGTCGGCCTGTCGAGCGGCTTCAACATCCCGGACCTGTTCCCGACGTGGACCGCCGTGCTGGCCAAGGTCACCGGCATGAAGCGCAGCCTCCAGAGCATCCACCGGACGGTGGACTCCATCCTGCAGGAGATCATCGACGAGAGGAAGGCCGTCCTCGACGAGAAGGCCAAGAGCGGCGCCGGGGGGAACGCCGAGGAGAACCTCGTCGACGTGCTCATCGGCCTGCAAGAGAAAGGCGGCTTCGGCTTCCACCTCAACAACAGCAGAATCAAGGCCATCATACTG GACATGTTCGCCGGCGGGACGGGGACCTCGGCGTCGGCGATGGAGTGGGGGATGTCGGAGCTGATGCGGAACCCGGCGGTGATGAAGAAGCTGCAGGGGCAGATCCGGGAGGCGTTCCGGGGGAAGGCGGTGGTGACGGAGGCCgacctgcagctgcagcagcaggccgGCAACCTCCGGTACCTGAAGCTGGTGATCAAGGAGGCGCTGCGGCTgcacccgccggcgccgctgctggtgccgagggagagcatcgaggcGTGCGAGCTCGACGGGTACACGATCCCGGCCAAGTCCCGCGTCATCATCAACGCCTTCGCCATCGGCCGGGACCCCAGGTACTGGGACGACGCCGAGGAGTTCAAGCCGGAGCGCTTCGAGGAGGGCACCGTCGACTTCACGGGCAGCAGCTACGAGTTCCTGCCCTTCGGCTCCGGGCGGAGGATGTGCCCCGGCTTCAACTACGGGCTCGCCAGCATGGAGCTCGCGCTGGTCGGGATGCTCTACCACTTCGACTGGTCGCTGCCGGAGGGCGTCCAGGAGGTGGACATGGAGGAGGCGCCCGGCCtcggcgtgcgccgccgctcgccgctgatGCTGTGCGCCACTCCGTTTTTCCCGGTCGCCGTCTCTACGGAGTAG